TTTTTATTATGTTTTACATCATCAAGTTTAATTTTCTTTTTACATCTAGTGCAATATCCAGATATCTTTTTGCCTTTTTTTTGGTATATAATATAATTTGAATCTTTAAAAACCTTATTTATAACCCATTCATTTAGATCTTCTGGTAAAGGTTTCAACTGTTCAAACATATCATCTATAGCTCTTCTTTTCTTTATATATGCTTTGATTTTTAATTGCTTTTGGTACTCATATATACTTATAAGAAGATCTTCTTCTTGGCATCCTAATATCTTTTTAGAGTCATTAGCTTTAATGTTAGTATCTACTATATAATTAGTTATAGCATTACAATCTCTTGATTCTAAATTTCTTAGCATTGCTTTTGACCACTTATGAGAATCATATTTATATGTTATATATTCCTTTTCGTCAATAAACAATCTATACAATACTTTTTTATTCTTACAAGAATAAATTGTTACTTGTAAAATTTTATTTGTAATTAATTCTCCTTTTATAACATATTTATATTTCTTAGGGAATTTTATTTTTTCTACCTTTAACGATAATTTACTTTTCTTCATGTACTATCCCCCCTTAAAATAACGATAATTGTAAATCGTTATTATTGTTAGGTTGGATAGTATCTTTTTTCATTGTACTTTTTTTTCTTTTTTGTTCTCTTTTCTTTCTTACTTGTTGTTTTTTTAGTAATTCATTTTTTTCAATTTCTTTTATTCTTTTGTGGTCTATTTTATAATAATCCCAAATAGCATTATAGAAAACTTCTAATGTAATGGAACCAAGACAACCTACATTTCTAGCTACTTTCATAACAGCTTCTGCACAATCAATAGTATTAGCTTCTTCTACCAACACTAATTTTGCAATCTCTTCACTTTTTCTAATTAGATCAGTTGAATAGTGTGCTGTTGCTTCAACAAACATGTGCCTTGTTGTATGATCATATACTTCCTTGGCTGTCTTTGATATTTGCTTTTCTCTATAATTGTCCAACTCTTGTTTAACTTTTATTACCGCTTTTTTTGTAATTTCTTTCATCTTTATCCTCCTAAACGTTGATACCTTTTAAAAGGATAAAGATACCCTTAAGGGATATTTTTATCCCTTTTAGGGTATGAATTATTAACTTTTTATTCTAAACTTTATAGCTCTTATGCTATTTCTTGAACTTGTTTTTCTTCATTATCTTTATTTAGTAATGCATCCAACTCTTTTTGCCTTACTATCAATTCTTGCAGTTTTTCTTCATATTCAAAAGGCTTATTCAAGGCATCTTGAATATTGTTTACACTTATTCTGTTTTTTTCTATTTTAGTGCAAACATCTTTTATTTCTTCTTCAAAAGAATCAAGTTTGTTATTCATTCTGTTAATTGTAGTTAATGGCATTTTAGAGCATTCAACTATATTATCATTTCCCTTACTATTGGTTGTTAGCATTATCTTTTTAGCAATACCATAATAAGACACTATAATTTTGAATCCTCTATAATTACCAATTTCTTTTTTACCATCTGCTGCTAGATCCTTAAATGATTCATTTAACGCTATACCGGCCTTTTTAGGATCATTGAATACATTGTTAAAGATAACCATAGAAAATTTATTGTCATTAATATTTTTTCTTGCCTTCAGGTCTTCTTCATATTGACTTTTAACTTTTTCAAGTTTGTCAATTTTGTTTGGTAGTATAGCAAGTGTATCTTGCATATTATACCACTCCCTTTTATAACCTGATTTCAATACAGATAATCGCTGAATTTCTGTATCTACTTCCATCTTTTCCATTATCATAGGATTACCAGAAGCAATAGCTTTTACTTCTGCAAATGATAAAGATGTATCATCTACATCGTCAGCAGTTCTCACATTAACATCACCAGACATGATTTGTCCTATAAATCTAGCTTTTGTTTCTAGCAATTGCCAGGAGTATGCATCAAAAGATCCTTTTGTTACATATCTAAATATCATGACATCATTTCCCCATTCTAAGTTTTTATTACCTTGTCTTAGAATACGACCTTCTCTTTGTTCTATATCAGAAGGTCTCCAAGGAGCATCTAAGTGATGCAGTGCTATAAGGCGATCTTGTACATTCGTTCCTGCACCCATTTTGGCAGTTGAACCCATTAGTATACGTACATTACCTTCTTTTACATTTGAAAACAATTTTTCTTTTCTTATATCTGTATTTGCATTATGTATATACTCTATTTCTTCTTGTGGCACTCCTTTTTCTATGAGTTTATTCTTAACCTCATCATAAATATTAAATTCTTTTGATGGAGTAGATAAATCACAAAATACTAATTGTGTTAGCTTTTGCTTTTTTGTTTGTTCCCATACATTGTAAATGTTATCTACAGCTTTTAATATTTTATTGGAAATCTCTGCATCAGGATATATTAATCTTAAGTCTAATGCAGCTTTTCTTCCTTCATTAGTTATGAGTAACATATTATCAACACGAGGATCAACGCTACCAGAATGAATTGATTCAGCTCTTTTTACTAATGTTCCAATAAAATCTATAAGTTCTTCAGTAGGCTCACATTCTATAGTTATAGGTTTACCACCTTTGAGATTAGGTACTGGAAGCTTTAACATATCTGCGGTTTTAACATCCGCAAATTCTTTAAACATCATAAGAAGTTCAGGTAGGTTGTTAAATTTTCTAAACCTTGTTTTCATTCTGTATCCTGAGCCATCTGGAGATATTTCTAATGCTGTTGTCTGTTCACCAAAAGTCGATGCCCATGCATCAAAATGAGATAATCCAAATTTCTCTAATTTGCTTAACTGCATATATCTCTGCATAGTATACATTTCTGTCATACTATTACTTATTGGTGTACCAGTTGCAAAAGTTAATCCTTGTACTCCATTACCATATCTATTTATTATGTATTGAGACTTTACAAACAAATCAAAAGCCTTTTGACTCTTTGTTTGTGGTATTCCTGCAACATTACCCATTTTTGTATAAACATATAGATTCTTAAATTCATGGGCTTCATCTACAAATAAGAAATCAATACCCAATTGATCAAAGGTGAGCGTATTATCTTTATCTTTGACCTTAAGCATCATCTTCATTTCACTTTCTAGGCGTTTTTGAGTTGTCTCAAGCTGTTTTATTAACCTAGTATTAGGTATTCTTTCATCTTTTTCAGACATTATCGCAATCTTAATATCGTCAATCTGTTTTTTCATAAATTCTTTTGTATATTCAGGATCAACATTTATTTTCTTGAATGATGAATGAGCTACAATAATTGCATCCCAATCTCCTGTAGCTATTCTTGCAAATAGTCTTTTTCTATTTTGTGGTTTAAAATCATCTTTTGTTGCTGCTAAAATTTTAGCACTTGGATATAATCTAATAAATTCAGCTGACCATTGGTTTATTAAATGGTTGGGAACAACAAATAATGATTTTTTTGCTAATCCAACTTGTCTAAGTTTCATTGCTGCACCTATCATTGTAAATGTTTTTCCTGCACCTACAACATGTGCTAATAAAGTATTTCCACCAAATAAGATTCTTGCTACTGAATCTAATTGATGTTGTCTCAACTTAATATTATTATTCATGCCTGGAAAAGTTAAGTCTTTTCCATTGTATTCTCTTGTCCTAAAAGAATTAAACAATTCATTATAGATCTTAACAATTCTATTCCTTCGGTCTGGTTCTTCAAATATCCATTCTTGGAATTTCCTTTTTAGATCATCTTGTTTTTGTCTTGCTAATAAAGTTTCTTTTTTGTTTAAAACTCTTGTTTCACTTCCATCAACTTCTTGTATATCAAATATTTTTACTTGCTTTTGATTTAAAGTATTTTGTAATAATTTGATACCGCTGACTCTACTGGTCCCGAAAGTTCTATAATTTAATATATTATCTATATAAGAGTATGATATACTCCAAGTGGCAATCACCTTACTATAAGAAACGTGTATGTCTCTTTTAGTTTGGAATATAAATGCTATATAATCCTCTATTATGTCAGATGGAATCCATGTAGCACCAAGTTTAACAATAATTTCATGTGCTTCTAAATCTTTTGGCTGCACTGCTGATAACGCTTTATAATTATCGTTATACCCTTTACTACTATTTTGGTATTCTTTTGCTATTTGCAGTTTTTCTCTGACATTTCCACTTAGGTATTCTTCTGCTGTTACCCATGTGCAACTATTAGGATCTTTATATATCTTTCCTTTTAGTTCTTGAATAACAGTCTCTATACTTTTATCTGTTAGTTTAGCCATATACTCTAAATCAACCTTAGCATATCTGTTAAGGGATACTATTAATGCCTCTTTTGAAGTATTAACATGAGTTATTTCTCTTATAGGATAAAGAGTTCTTTTATAAAATATTTCTGTCTTTTCCCATTTTCCATTTTTTTCGTCTTCTAAAGCAAGAAGAACTGGAAAGTCTGGATCTTCTTTGAATAGACTTTTGTTTATTCTATTATTTATTAATCCATATTTACTAACAAATTTATCGTATATTCTATTAAGCATATATCTTTCGCACTCAAGTATATCTTCAGGTTTTTTTATATCCATTTGGTCATTTATGTATTCCATAGTAATTTCTCTTAATTCAATTAAGTGAATTAACCGTTCTAACGTCTTTTTGCCTTTTACATTAACTAATTTTAATTCATTATTTTCTCTTTGATAAACTTGTCCTTCTTTTTCACAGAATCCATATTCTTTTACATGAACTCTAACAGCTGCCAAAGGAAGTGTGTCAATACATTTATCAATATTTCTAGTATCTTTTACATATATATCTTCTGGTATATATTTAATAATTTTATTCATATCATCTTGCCAATTTTCATTAGCTTTTAATGTTGTATTTTTATGACCATATAACTTGATCTCTTCGTTCATGGTCCCTAACAACATATGTGGATTATTAATATAATACTCATTAAGTTGTATACCCTGTTTATTTTCGTATACATTGATAAATTTATTATTTATCTGTTCTCCTTCTAACCGTTTTCTAAAGAACAGAATATCTGCAGTTACTTCTGTATTTGCTGACTTTTTAAAAGCAACATTAGGCAATCGTACTGCTGCTATTAATTCAGCTTTTTGATTTATCAATTCTCTTACGGAAGTATCTTTTTTATCTAATGTTCCTTTACTTGTTATTACAGCCATTATTCCATCTTCTCTTAGATGATCTAATGATTTCACAATAAAATAATCATGTATAAGTAGATTATAATTATTGTATTGTGGATCAAATATTTTATATGATCCAAACGGAACGTTAGAAACTACTAAATCAAAATGATTATACTGTAAGTAACTTTTTTCATAAGGTGTAATAATGATATTTGCATCTTCATATAAATATTGTGATATTTTACCTGATATACTATCAAGCTCAATACCTGTAATTTTTTTCACCATATTCTTGGGTATAAGCCCTATAAAATTACCTGTACCACAAGCAGGTTCAAGAACTTTAGCATTATTTACACCCATTTTATCTAGTGATTTATAGATAAATTCTATCACTTCTTTTGGTGTATAATGCTCGTTCAATGTTCCAGCCCTGGCGTTACTATACTCTTCTTCAGTAAGTAATTCTTTTAATAACTTTCTTTCCTCATTCCATTTAGAATTATTGTTATCAAATACACCAGGTAAGCCCCCCCATCCACTATATTTAACCAGAGTTTTTTTCTGTTCTAAATTTATGGATGACGTTGTTTTTTTTATAAGCTTAATAGCCTCTATGTTGTTCTTACATTTTTGTTTAAGACCACCATAGTGTAAATCATTATTCTTAATTTCATAGTTTGACTCTATCTTTGTTTTATTATCTGGAATTTGATTGTTATCACTTACAGATTGTTTTTCATTACTAATACTTAATCCTAATTGTTCAGGTCCTTTATGAAT
This sequence is a window from Vallitalea longa. Protein-coding genes within it:
- a CDS encoding Cas9 inhibitor AcrIIA9 family protein, which translates into the protein MKEITKKAVIKVKQELDNYREKQISKTAKEVYDHTTRHMFVEATAHYSTDLIRKSEEIAKLVLVEEANTIDCAEAVMKVARNVGCLGSITLEVFYNAIWDYYKIDHKRIKEIEKNELLKKQQVRKKREQKRKKSTMKKDTIQPNNNNDLQLSLF
- a CDS encoding DEAD/DEAH box helicase family protein, with protein sequence MKVLQCMSRSVNTFIMKSQEDLKTIEPDYNSFKKNVRSYNYTVKEDCKNIILRTIVFNKVQVIKDDFLRQQYYELAESLISQFNSQVATFLIKDCFKNMVETNKRVDDYFKILKKEVTNTVKVVNEYFKNPQKMSIHKGPEQLGLSISNEKQSVSDNNQIPDNKTKIESNYEIKNNDLHYGGLKQKCKNNIEAIKLIKKTTSSINLEQKKTLVKYSGWGGLPGVFDNNNSKWNEERKLLKELLTEEEYSNARAGTLNEHYTPKEVIEFIYKSLDKMGVNNAKVLEPACGTGNFIGLIPKNMVKKITGIELDSISGKISQYLYEDANIIITPYEKSYLQYNHFDLVVSNVPFGSYKIFDPQYNNYNLLIHDYFIVKSLDHLREDGIMAVITSKGTLDKKDTSVRELINQKAELIAAVRLPNVAFKKSANTEVTADILFFRKRLEGEQINNKFINVYENKQGIQLNEYYINNPHMLLGTMNEEIKLYGHKNTTLKANENWQDDMNKIIKYIPEDIYVKDTRNIDKCIDTLPLAAVRVHVKEYGFCEKEGQVYQRENNELKLVNVKGKKTLERLIHLIELREITMEYINDQMDIKKPEDILECERYMLNRIYDKFVSKYGLINNRINKSLFKEDPDFPVLLALEDEKNGKWEKTEIFYKRTLYPIREITHVNTSKEALIVSLNRYAKVDLEYMAKLTDKSIETVIQELKGKIYKDPNSCTWVTAEEYLSGNVREKLQIAKEYQNSSKGYNDNYKALSAVQPKDLEAHEIIVKLGATWIPSDIIEDYIAFIFQTKRDIHVSYSKVIATWSISYSYIDNILNYRTFGTSRVSGIKLLQNTLNQKQVKIFDIQEVDGSETRVLNKKETLLARQKQDDLKRKFQEWIFEEPDRRNRIVKIYNELFNSFRTREYNGKDLTFPGMNNNIKLRQHQLDSVARILFGGNTLLAHVVGAGKTFTMIGAAMKLRQVGLAKKSLFVVPNHLINQWSAEFIRLYPSAKILAATKDDFKPQNRKRLFARIATGDWDAIIVAHSSFKKINVDPEYTKEFMKKQIDDIKIAIMSEKDERIPNTRLIKQLETTQKRLESEMKMMLKVKDKDNTLTFDQLGIDFLFVDEAHEFKNLYVYTKMGNVAGIPQTKSQKAFDLFVKSQYIINRYGNGVQGLTFATGTPISNSMTEMYTMQRYMQLSKLEKFGLSHFDAWASTFGEQTTALEISPDGSGYRMKTRFRKFNNLPELLMMFKEFADVKTADMLKLPVPNLKGGKPITIECEPTEELIDFIGTLVKRAESIHSGSVDPRVDNMLLITNEGRKAALDLRLIYPDAEISNKILKAVDNIYNVWEQTKKQKLTQLVFCDLSTPSKEFNIYDEVKNKLIEKGVPQEEIEYIHNANTDIRKEKLFSNVKEGNVRILMGSTAKMGAGTNVQDRLIALHHLDAPWRPSDIEQREGRILRQGNKNLEWGNDVMIFRYVTKGSFDAYSWQLLETKARFIGQIMSGDVNVRTADDVDDTSLSFAEVKAIASGNPMIMEKMEVDTEIQRLSVLKSGYKREWYNMQDTLAILPNKIDKLEKVKSQYEEDLKARKNINDNKFSMVIFNNVFNDPKKAGIALNESFKDLAADGKKEIGNYRGFKIIVSYYGIAKKIMLTTNSKGNDNIVECSKMPLTTINRMNNKLDSFEEEIKDVCTKIEKNRISVNNIQDALNKPFEYEEKLQELIVRQKELDALLNKDNEEKQVQEIA